From one Oncorhynchus keta strain PuntledgeMale-10-30-2019 chromosome 30, Oket_V2, whole genome shotgun sequence genomic stretch:
- the LOC118363198 gene encoding serine/threonine-protein kinase PAK 2-like, with amino-acid sequence MCDSGVCEDKPPAPPVRMNSQGGGAKDSVSGNYNSRSLPSVPEKQKRSKMISIFASEKGGRKKDRDKDNRPEISSPSDFEHTIHVGFDSVTGEFTGMPEQWSKLLQTSNISKSEQKQNPQAVLDILKFYDSSTAKQKYLSFSEKDAQSPGKQGATSSPSGGKDGDDDEDDGDEAPPPIVAPRPEHTKSVYTKSVIDPLPPLPEPDSASNRNKKKQQGKMTDEEIMEKLRTIVSIGDPKKKYTRYEKIGQGASGTVYTAIDVATGAEVAIKQINLQKQPKKELIINEILVMKELQQPNIVNYVDSFLVGEELFVVMEYLAGGSLTDVVTETCMDEAQIAAVCRECLQALEFLHANQVIHRDIKSDNVLLGMDGSVKLTDFGFCAQITPEQSKRSTMVGTPYWMAPEVVTRKAYGPKVDIWSLGIMAIEMVEGEPPYLNENPLRALYLIATNGTPELQSPEKLSPVFRSFLSRCLEMDVEKRGGGKELLQHPFLKLAKPLSSLTPLILAAKEAMKSNR; translated from the exons atgtgtgacaGCGGTGTGTGTGAAGACAAGCCCCCCGCTCCCCCTGTCAGAATGAACAGCCAAGGAGGCGGAGCCAAGGACTCCGTGTCGGGCAACTACAACTCTcggtccctcccctctgtccctgaGAAACAGAAACGAAGTAAAATGATCTCCATATTTGCCTCCGagaaag gaggcAGGAAGAAGGATCGTGATAAGGACAACAGACCAGAGATCTCCTCTCCGTCAGACTTTGAACACACCATCCATGTGGGCTTCGACTCTGTCACAGGAGAGTTCACA ggcatGCCGGAGCAGTGGTCCAAACTGCTCCAGACGTCTAACATCAGTAAATCGGAGCAGAAGCAGAATCCTCAGGCTGTTCTGGACATTCTCAAGTTCTACGACTCCTCCACcgcaaaacagaaatacctctccttctcag AAAAAGATGCACAGTCG cctGGAAAGCAGGGTGCCACGTCCTCGCCATCAGGCGGTAAGgacggtgatgatgatgaggatgatggagACGAAGCGCCGCCCCCTATTGTGGCGCCACGGCCTGAGCACACCAAATCA gtgtACACCAAATCTGTCATCGACCCACTTCCTCCGCTGCCAGAGCCTGACTCCGCCTCCAACAGGAACAAGAAGAAACAGCAGGGCAAGATGACTGACGAGGAAATCATGGAGAAACTAC GAACCATCGTCAGTATTGGAGATCCCAAGAAGAAGTACACACGCTATGAGAAGATCGGCCaggg aGCGTCTGGTACTGTCTATACAGCCATCGATGTTGCCACTGGTGCAGAG gtaGCTATCAAACAGATCAACCTCCAGAAACAGCCGAAGAAGGAGCTGATCATCAACGAGATCCTGGTGATGAAGGAGTTACAACAACCAAACATCGTCAACTACGTAGACAG tTTCCTGGTAGGTGAGGAGTTGTTTGTGGTGATGGAGTATCTGGCTGGAGGTTCGCTCACGGACGTTGTCACGGAAACATGCATGGACGAGGCTCAGATCGCTGCCGTGTgcagagag tGTCTGCAGGCTCTGGAGTTTCTCCATGCCAACCAGGTGATCCACAGAGACATCAAGAGTGACAACGTGCTGCTGGGCATGGACGGATCTGTCAAGCtca ctGACTTTGGGTTCTGTGCCCAGATCACTCCAGAGCAGAGTAAAAGAAGCACCATGGTGGGGACTCCCTACTGGATGGCTCCTGAGGTGGTGACCAGGAAGGCCTACGGACCCAAGGTGGACATCTGGTCCCTGGGCATCATGGCTATAGAGATGGTGGAGGGAGAACCCCCTTACCTCAACGAGAACCCACTCAGG GCCCTCTACCTGATAGCCACCAATGGGACTCCAGAGCTCCAGTCTCCAGAGAAGTTATCTCCAGTGTTCAGGTCCTTCCTGTCCCGCTGTCTGGAGATGGatgtagagaagagaggaggggggaaagaactactgcag CATCCATTCCTAAAGCTGGCCAAGCCTCTCTCCAGCCTCACCCCTCTCATCCTGGCAGCCAAGGAGGCCATGAAGAGTAACCGCTAA